A part of Vibrio sp. B1FLJ16 genomic DNA contains:
- a CDS encoding TIGR02444 family protein → MTNKHAQYTLTLEHLWQFSLQFYGVREVKEACLSLQNNYHGNVNLLLLLRWLDEQQLIFQEKDWHLVQSCLGRSEALLHSFRELRRHLKSQVNDALYRESLQFELQLEKQQQSDLVDCINSLALVQNDGAPLTLRYCRQLGGEHLQQAFAIPVPNIQPPKHP, encoded by the coding sequence ATGACAAATAAGCACGCACAATACACACTTACCCTGGAACACTTATGGCAGTTCAGTCTGCAGTTTTATGGCGTGCGTGAAGTAAAAGAAGCGTGCTTGTCATTACAGAATAACTATCACGGTAACGTAAATCTTCTGTTGCTGCTTCGCTGGCTCGACGAGCAGCAACTCATCTTCCAGGAGAAAGACTGGCATCTGGTGCAAAGCTGCCTTGGCCGCAGCGAAGCTTTACTCCACTCTTTCCGCGAGCTGCGCCGCCACCTCAAATCACAGGTTAATGACGCTTTGTATCGTGAGTCTCTGCAGTTTGAACTGCAGCTTGAGAAACAACAGCAGTCCGACTTAGTTGACTGTATTAATTCCTTAGCCCTGGTTCAGAATGACGGTGCTCCCCTCACACTAAGATACTGCCGCCAGTTAGGTGGCGAGCATTTACAGCAAGCTTTTGCTATCCCGGTGCCAAACATTCAACCACCAAAACATCCATAA
- a CDS encoding hydrolase — protein MTQFFAAAGIKNPHLQTLLPRFIRKKALFTPIWQTLDTSDGDFLDLAWSEDPDKELAHHKPIFILFHGLEGCFYSPYANGLMNAFAQSGWLSVMMHFRGCSGKPNKKARAYHSGEVTDARHFLEHLEQRFPNNPKVAVGISLGGNMLANYLAQYRDDPILKAASIVSAPLDLAACANRIEQGFSKVYRRYLLSSLKRNALQKHKLLHGELALSYSSIKRVTRLQEFDDLITAPLHGFKDAHDYYTQCSGLSKLQQIKLPTLIIHAKDDPFMTDDVIPKFVLPDNIDYRLYDHGGHVGFISGTALKPKFWLEEALPSYYECIAADQLCAESKRKTL, from the coding sequence ATGACACAATTTTTTGCAGCCGCAGGGATAAAAAACCCGCACCTTCAGACCCTTCTTCCGCGCTTTATACGTAAGAAAGCGCTGTTTACTCCAATCTGGCAAACGCTGGATACTTCCGATGGTGATTTTCTTGACCTCGCCTGGAGCGAAGATCCGGACAAAGAACTGGCTCATCACAAACCAATTTTCATTCTTTTTCATGGTCTGGAAGGTTGCTTCTATAGCCCTTATGCCAATGGACTGATGAATGCATTCGCACAGTCAGGCTGGCTTTCAGTAATGATGCACTTTCGTGGCTGCAGCGGCAAACCGAACAAAAAAGCCCGTGCTTATCATTCTGGTGAAGTAACAGATGCGCGGCATTTTCTTGAACACCTTGAACAACGTTTCCCAAATAATCCCAAAGTCGCAGTGGGTATTTCCCTTGGCGGTAATATGCTGGCGAACTACCTGGCGCAATACCGTGATGACCCAATTCTTAAAGCGGCATCCATCGTGTCTGCACCACTTGACTTAGCCGCATGTGCTAACCGGATTGAGCAGGGTTTTTCTAAAGTCTACCGACGTTACTTACTCTCATCGCTAAAACGTAATGCTTTACAAAAACATAAATTACTTCATGGTGAGCTGGCACTCTCCTATAGCTCAATCAAACGCGTTACGCGCTTACAGGAATTTGATGATTTGATCACTGCGCCTCTGCACGGTTTTAAGGATGCTCACGACTATTACACCCAGTGCTCTGGCTTGAGCAAGTTACAGCAAATCAAACTACCAACGCTGATCATTCACGCTAAAGATGACCCGTTCATGACTGATGACGTGATTCCGAAATTTGTCCTGCCAGACAACATAGACTACCGCCTGTATGATCATGGCGGACATGTTGGTTTTATCTCTGGGACTGCTCTAAAACCGAAATTTTGGCTGGAAGAAGCTCTACCATCGTACTACGAGTGCATCGCCGCAGATCAGCTTTGTGCTGAATCAAAGCGTAAGACGCTATAA
- a CDS encoding YheU family protein, whose translation MIIPWQDIAPDTLENLIREFVLREGTDYGTVEVSLQDKIDQVKSQLESGDAVIVFSELHETVDIQTKAKF comes from the coding sequence ATGATTATTCCTTGGCAAGATATTGCGCCAGACACACTGGAAAACCTGATTCGTGAGTTCGTTCTCCGTGAGGGAACAGATTACGGCACGGTCGAAGTTTCCCTTCAGGACAAAATAGACCAGGTAAAGTCTCAGCTAGAGAGCGGAGATGCGGTCATCGTATTTTCTGAACTGCATGAAACTGTGGATATTCAAACAAAAGCAAAATTCTAG
- a CDS encoding phosphoribulokinase, whose protein sequence is MSAKHPIIAVTGSSGAGTTTTSEAFRKMFNMMNVKPAWVEGDSFHRFTRPEMDIEIRKAREQGKHISYFGPQANDFPGLEKFFSQFGSDGTGSIRRYLHTFDEAVPYNQMPGTFTPWQDLPENSDVLFYEGLHGGVVDGEVNVAQHVDFLIGMVPIVNLEWIQKFVRDTRDRGHSREAVMDSIVRSMDDYLNYITPQFSRTHINFQRVPTVDTSNPLNAKGIPSLDESFVVIRLRGIKNVDFPYLLAMIDGSFMSRHNTIVVPGGKMSFAMELIVRPILQQLIETGKIG, encoded by the coding sequence ATGTCAGCTAAACACCCTATTATTGCGGTTACCGGTTCATCAGGAGCCGGCACAACCACTACATCTGAAGCCTTTCGCAAGATGTTCAATATGATGAACGTCAAACCTGCATGGGTTGAAGGTGACAGTTTCCACCGCTTTACACGCCCAGAAATGGACATCGAAATTCGCAAAGCGCGTGAGCAAGGCAAACATATCAGTTACTTCGGACCACAAGCCAATGACTTTCCCGGTCTGGAAAAGTTTTTTTCTCAGTTTGGCTCAGATGGTACAGGCAGCATACGTCGCTATCTGCATACGTTTGATGAGGCAGTACCCTACAATCAAATGCCGGGTACATTCACACCCTGGCAAGACTTGCCAGAAAACAGCGATGTTCTTTTCTATGAGGGATTGCATGGTGGTGTCGTGGACGGCGAGGTCAATGTCGCACAGCACGTCGACTTCCTGATTGGCATGGTGCCGATTGTAAACCTGGAATGGATTCAGAAGTTCGTCCGCGATACTCGCGACCGAGGCCATTCCCGGGAAGCGGTCATGGATTCCATCGTGCGTTCGATGGATGACTACCTGAACTACATTACACCGCAGTTCTCGCGTACTCATATTAACTTTCAGCGCGTCCCGACCGTGGACACATCTAACCCGCTTAACGCAAAAGGCATTCCGAGCCTGGATGAGAGTTTTGTCGTAATCCGGCTGCGCGGGATTAAAAATGTCGACTTCCCTTACCTGCTGGCCATGATTGATGGTTCTTTTATGTCGCGCCACAATACTATCGTCGTACCGGGCGGGAAGATGAGTTTTGCGATGGAGCTCATTGTGAGGCCTATCCTACAACAACTGATAGAAACAGGAAAAATCGGCTAA
- the crp gene encoding cAMP-activated global transcriptional regulator CRP, whose amino-acid sequence MVLGKPQTDPTLEWFLSHCHIHKYPSKSTLIHAGEKAETLYYIVKGSVAVLIKDEEGKEMILSYLNQGDFIGELGLFEEDQERTAWVRAKSPCEVAEISFKKFRQLIQVNPDILMRLSAQMARRLQVTSQKVGDLAFLDVTGRIAQTLLNLAKQPDAMTHPDGMQIKITRQEIGQIVGCSRETVGRILKMLEEQNLISAHGKTIVVYGTR is encoded by the coding sequence ATGGTTCTAGGTAAACCTCAAACCGACCCAACATTAGAGTGGTTTCTTTCACACTGTCATATTCATAAGTACCCATCAAAGAGCACGCTGATTCACGCGGGTGAAAAAGCTGAAACGTTGTACTACATCGTTAAAGGTTCTGTTGCGGTTCTTATCAAAGACGAAGAAGGTAAGGAGATGATCCTTTCTTACCTAAACCAAGGTGACTTTATTGGTGAACTTGGTCTATTCGAGGAAGACCAAGAGCGTACAGCTTGGGTTCGAGCTAAATCTCCTTGTGAAGTTGCTGAAATTTCTTTTAAGAAATTCCGCCAACTTATCCAAGTAAACCCAGACATCCTGATGCGTCTTTCTGCGCAGATGGCTCGTCGCCTTCAGGTAACCAGCCAAAAAGTGGGTGACCTAGCGTTCCTAGACGTAACTGGTCGTATCGCTCAGACGCTTCTGAACCTTGCAAAACAACCAGACGCGATGACTCACCCAGATGGCATGCAAATCAAGATCACTCGTCAGGAAATCGGTCAAATCGTTGGCTGTTCTCGTGAGACAGTAGGCCGTATCTTAAAGATGCTGGAAGAGCAGAACCTGATCTCTGCGCACGGTAAAACTATCGTTGTTTACGGTACTCGTTAA
- a CDS encoding DUF1338 domain-containing protein, whose translation MTPDVLFESLWQDYIQRLCPSAAKVHQLLQEDEPLINDHIALRTFNVEPLGIETLAKPFLAIGYKACGDYLFESKKLVAKHYEHPDPKQPKVFISELKVEECSAELQAIVAKLVEQVDADKLAGSAFLHGGRLWDLSFADYQTLAKESEYASWLAAHGYGANHFTVSVNQLNQHDEVKQVNDHLRQAGFVINESGGEVKGSPEVLLEQSSTMADKVSVNFTEGSETIPGGFYEFAKRYSMENGELYPGFVAASADKIFESTNG comes from the coding sequence ATGACCCCTGATGTGTTATTTGAATCACTGTGGCAAGACTACATTCAACGTCTTTGTCCTTCTGCTGCAAAAGTTCATCAACTTCTTCAAGAAGATGAGCCGTTAATCAATGACCATATTGCTCTGCGCACCTTCAATGTCGAGCCTCTTGGTATTGAGACGCTGGCGAAGCCGTTTCTGGCGATAGGCTACAAGGCATGTGGTGATTATCTGTTTGAGAGCAAGAAACTGGTTGCCAAGCACTACGAGCACCCAGATCCAAAACAGCCTAAAGTGTTCATTAGTGAGCTCAAGGTAGAAGAGTGCTCTGCGGAGCTGCAAGCGATTGTGGCGAAGCTGGTTGAGCAGGTGGATGCAGATAAACTCGCGGGTAGCGCATTTTTGCATGGCGGCCGTTTGTGGGATCTGAGTTTTGCCGATTATCAGACACTAGCGAAAGAGAGTGAGTACGCTTCCTGGCTTGCTGCACATGGCTACGGTGCGAATCACTTCACGGTCAGTGTGAATCAGCTCAATCAGCATGATGAAGTGAAGCAAGTGAATGATCACCTGCGTCAGGCTGGCTTTGTGATTAATGAGTCAGGTGGTGAAGTAAAGGGCTCACCAGAAGTGTTGCTGGAGCAATCTTCAACTATGGCAGATAAAGTATCGGTTAACTTTACTGAAGGCTCTGAAACCATTCCGGGGGGCTTTTACGAATTTGCTAAACGTTACTCGATGGAAAATGGTGAACTCTACCCGGGCTTTGTTGCTGCATCGGCAGACAAAATCTTTGAAAGCACGAATGGCTAA
- the astD gene encoding succinylglutamate-semialdehyde dehydrogenase: MTHWIAGEWVEGQGEEFTSLSPYNLEVIWHGKGATAEQVNQAVAAARVAFVDWKNLPFSEREAIVLAFAEKVKENSEKIAEVIAKETGKPIWETRTEAAAMAGKIAISIRAYHERTGEATREAAGNQIVLRHRPLGVMAVFGPYNFPGHLPNGHIVPALLAGNTVVFKPSEQTPWTGEIAMKLWEEAGLPKGVLNLVQGAKETGIALADAKGIDGVLFTGSANTGHILHRQFAGQPGKMLALEMGGNNPMVISDNYGDIDATVYTIIQSAFISAGQRCTCARRLYVPLGEKGDALITKLVEATNNIRVDQPFAEPAPFMGPQISVAAAKFILDAQANLQSLGGESLILAKAGEAAFVTPGIIDVTNIADLPDEEYFGPLLQVVRYEGLEKAVELANDTRFGLSAGLVSTDDQEWDYFVDHIRAGIVNRNRQLTGASGDAPFGGPGASGNLRPSAFYAADYCAYPMASMEGDETLLPATLSPGVTL; the protein is encoded by the coding sequence ATGACACATTGGATTGCAGGTGAATGGGTAGAAGGTCAGGGTGAAGAGTTCACATCTCTGTCTCCGTACAACCTGGAAGTGATTTGGCACGGTAAAGGCGCAACAGCTGAGCAAGTTAACCAGGCAGTTGCTGCTGCCCGCGTTGCTTTTGTAGATTGGAAAAACCTTCCATTTTCAGAACGTGAAGCTATCGTTCTGGCGTTTGCGGAAAAGGTAAAAGAAAATAGCGAAAAGATTGCTGAAGTGATCGCCAAAGAGACGGGTAAGCCTATCTGGGAAACCCGCACTGAAGCGGCAGCAATGGCAGGTAAAATCGCAATTTCAATTCGCGCCTACCATGAACGTACCGGTGAAGCGACACGTGAAGCCGCAGGTAACCAAATTGTTCTTCGTCACCGACCTCTGGGTGTAATGGCAGTATTTGGGCCGTACAACTTCCCTGGTCACTTACCTAACGGTCACATTGTTCCTGCACTATTGGCGGGTAATACCGTGGTATTCAAACCATCGGAGCAGACGCCGTGGACTGGCGAAATAGCGATGAAACTATGGGAAGAAGCTGGTCTGCCTAAAGGTGTGCTGAACCTGGTTCAAGGTGCGAAAGAGACAGGTATCGCTCTGGCTGACGCGAAGGGCATTGACGGTGTGCTGTTTACCGGTAGCGCAAACACAGGTCATATTCTGCACCGCCAGTTCGCAGGTCAACCTGGCAAAATGCTGGCGCTGGAAATGGGCGGCAACAACCCGATGGTTATCTCTGATAACTACGGTGATATAGACGCAACGGTCTACACCATCATTCAATCCGCATTCATCAGTGCAGGCCAACGTTGTACGTGTGCGCGTCGTCTGTATGTGCCGCTTGGTGAGAAAGGCGATGCATTAATCACTAAGCTGGTAGAAGCAACAAATAATATCCGCGTTGATCAGCCATTTGCTGAGCCTGCGCCGTTTATGGGTCCACAAATTTCTGTTGCAGCGGCGAAATTCATTCTCGATGCACAGGCAAACCTTCAGTCACTGGGCGGCGAGAGCCTGATTCTGGCGAAAGCGGGTGAAGCGGCGTTTGTTACTCCGGGTATCATCGATGTAACCAATATCGCTGATCTGCCAGATGAAGAGTACTTTGGTCCGTTACTGCAGGTAGTGCGTTACGAAGGCCTGGAAAAAGCAGTGGAACTGGCAAATGACACGCGCTTCGGCCTGTCTGCGGGTCTGGTTTCAACAGACGACCAGGAATGGGATTACTTTGTTGACCATATCCGTGCGGGTATTGTAAACCGCAACCGTCAGCTGACAGGTGCAAGTGGTGACGCACCATTTGGTGGCCCTGGCGCATCGGGTAACCTTCGCCCAAGCGCATTCTACGCCGCAGACTACTGTGCTTACCCGATGGCTTCAATGGAAGGTGACGAAACCTTGTTACCTGCAACACTGAGCCCTGGTGTAACACTTTAA
- the astA gene encoding arginine N-succinyltransferase has protein sequence MLVVRPIAMSDYDSLHTCAVESGHGFTSLPVNEELLTNRIKHSEYSFGKPDVTEPGDEGYLMVGFDSETGEVAGTTGVEASIGWDVPFYSYHISKVVHSSPKLGVNNVVKLLTFGNNYTGNSEICTLFLREKFRQGLNGRLMSKCRFLMMAEHPERFSQTIFAEMRGVSDAEGNSPFWQWLQEHFFSIDFTLADYLTGIGKKGFIADLMPKLPIYINLLSPEAQAVIGQVHDNTRPALKLLEREGFTNRGYVDIFDAGPTVECDLRNIESVRHSFRARVKVAAHNSTQDFLMCNSSFENFRAAAAKAAYDAETKTVVLAPELADALLVEEGDFVRLLPQ, from the coding sequence ATGCTAGTAGTTCGCCCTATCGCGATGTCGGATTATGATTCACTGCATACTTGTGCGGTTGAGTCTGGTCACGGATTTACATCTCTACCGGTTAACGAAGAACTGTTAACCAATCGAATCAAACATTCAGAGTACAGCTTTGGCAAGCCGGACGTTACCGAGCCGGGTGATGAAGGCTACCTGATGGTCGGCTTTGACTCTGAAACGGGTGAAGTTGCAGGCACTACCGGAGTTGAAGCCTCAATAGGCTGGGATGTACCTTTCTACTCTTACCACATCAGTAAAGTGGTTCACTCGTCACCTAAGTTAGGTGTAAACAACGTAGTGAAGTTGCTGACATTCGGTAACAACTACACGGGTAACAGCGAAATCTGTACTCTTTTCTTGCGTGAGAAATTCCGCCAGGGTCTGAACGGCCGTCTAATGTCTAAGTGCCGTTTCTTAATGATGGCTGAGCATCCAGAGCGTTTCTCGCAAACCATTTTTGCCGAGATGCGTGGTGTCTCAGATGCAGAAGGAAATTCGCCATTCTGGCAGTGGCTGCAGGAGCACTTCTTCTCGATTGATTTCACTCTGGCTGATTACCTGACGGGTATAGGCAAGAAAGGTTTTATCGCAGATTTGATGCCTAAGCTGCCGATCTACATCAACTTACTGAGCCCGGAAGCGCAAGCAGTGATTGGTCAGGTGCATGACAATACGCGCCCGGCACTCAAATTACTGGAACGCGAAGGCTTCACCAACCGCGGCTATGTCGACATTTTTGATGCAGGCCCAACGGTAGAATGTGACCTGCGTAATATTGAGTCTGTGCGACATTCATTCCGTGCACGAGTAAAAGTCGCGGCACATAACAGCACGCAAGATTTCCTGATGTGCAATTCATCGTTCGAAAACTTCCGTGCCGCAGCAGCAAAAGCAGCGTATGACGCTGAAACAAAAACGGTTGTACTTGCACCGGAACTTGCCGATGCACTCTTGGTAGAGGAAGGAGACTTTGTTCGCCTTCTACCGCAGTAA